A single genomic interval of Microbacterium sp. BLY harbors:
- a CDS encoding TerC/Alx family metal homeostasis membrane protein: protein MDIPVWFEITSMVVLSIILIADLLLIRLRPHIPSTKESTLWVVFYVGLALLFAVLLGNVGGWQNAGDFITGWALEYSLSVDNLFVFVLIMAQFAVPRRLQQQVLMVGIIIALVLRGLFILVGVTIIENFSPIFYVFGAFLVYTAIRQAMPEGDHEDEVKQENFIVRLLRRRIDISETYDGSRIRTTVDGRRMWTPMIIVFVTIGVTDLIFAIDSIPAIFEITTNGFLVFAANIFALMGLRQLYFLLGDLLDRLRYLHYGIAVILGFIGIKLILHALHVNELPFINGGEHVEWVPDIDNMVSLGVILVSMTVATIASLIASSREKRAARRGAPSGD, encoded by the coding sequence GTGGACATCCCCGTCTGGTTCGAGATCACCTCGATGGTCGTGCTGTCGATCATCCTGATCGCCGACCTGCTCCTCATCCGGCTGCGCCCGCACATCCCCTCCACGAAGGAGTCGACCCTCTGGGTCGTGTTCTACGTGGGGCTCGCGTTGCTGTTCGCGGTGCTGCTGGGCAATGTCGGGGGCTGGCAGAACGCGGGGGACTTCATCACCGGCTGGGCGCTCGAATACAGCCTGTCGGTCGACAACCTGTTCGTCTTCGTGCTGATCATGGCGCAGTTCGCGGTGCCGCGGCGGCTGCAGCAGCAGGTCCTCATGGTCGGCATCATCATCGCGCTCGTCCTGCGCGGATTGTTCATCCTCGTCGGCGTGACGATCATCGAGAACTTCTCGCCCATCTTCTACGTGTTCGGGGCGTTCCTGGTCTACACGGCCATCCGTCAGGCGATGCCGGAGGGCGACCACGAGGACGAGGTCAAGCAGGAGAACTTCATCGTCCGGCTGCTCCGGCGGCGCATCGACATCAGCGAGACGTACGACGGCTCACGGATCCGGACCACGGTGGACGGCCGGCGCATGTGGACGCCGATGATCATCGTGTTCGTCACGATCGGCGTGACCGATCTGATCTTCGCGATCGACTCGATCCCCGCGATCTTCGAGATCACCACCAACGGCTTCCTCGTCTTCGCGGCCAACATCTTCGCCCTGATGGGTCTGCGGCAGCTGTACTTCCTGTTGGGCGACCTGCTGGACCGCCTCCGCTACCTTCACTACGGCATCGCCGTGATCCTCGGATTCATCGGCATCAAGCTGATCCTGCATGCGCTGCACGTGAACGAGCTGCCGTTCATCAACGGCGGCGAGCACGTCGAATGGGTCCCGGACATCGACAACATGGTGTCGCTCGGCGTGATCCTCGTGTCGATGACGGTCGCCACCATCGCGAGCCTCATCGCGTCGTCCCGGGAGAAGCGCGCCGCGCGTCGCGGCGCCCCGAGCGGCGACTGA
- a CDS encoding LLM class flavin-dependent oxidoreductase, giving the protein MSRPQHFGWFLARGFGPQGWGYPSLDWDYDWTRPEVYQEAARTLEQAGFDLVIIEDSPSLGSPDTIDLRVRHAFGGPKHDPLLLAPYLFQATRHLGVVPTVNPAAFLPYTAARQFATLQHLSGHRLGLNVVTDTGSARHFSDAPQLGHNEAYDRAQEWLAGLRALWRSWDDDALVADPASGVYADGTRMRAVQHRGTHYAFDGPLNALPFPDGEPAIVSPGGSGRGLAFAGANSDVQLALAPLHEKAVREYRQRVHDAAAARGRRPDDVKILFAIQPVITTSAEEADRIVAASARPDDAALAQIARKQSSDLETDLTTLDLDRPLDPSLFGPHVSRGSIQRLIGDRGEDAPLRAHLTALARAGRLRDRSGFVGTAEEFADLVEELGDWGNDGVLLWGDFHPVTLHRTLDELVPILRRRGLLRREYADGGLQANLHAF; this is encoded by the coding sequence ATGAGCCGCCCGCAGCACTTCGGCTGGTTCCTCGCCCGGGGGTTCGGTCCTCAGGGCTGGGGGTACCCGTCCCTGGACTGGGACTACGACTGGACGCGCCCGGAGGTCTACCAGGAGGCTGCGCGCACCCTGGAGCAGGCCGGCTTCGACCTCGTGATCATCGAGGACAGCCCCTCACTCGGCTCCCCGGACACGATCGACCTGCGCGTGCGCCACGCCTTCGGCGGCCCGAAGCACGACCCGCTGCTGCTCGCGCCGTACCTCTTCCAGGCGACGAGGCACCTGGGGGTCGTGCCGACCGTCAATCCGGCAGCCTTCCTTCCCTACACCGCCGCCCGACAGTTCGCGACGCTGCAGCATCTCAGCGGGCACCGGCTCGGCCTCAACGTCGTCACCGACACCGGAAGCGCCCGGCACTTCTCGGACGCCCCGCAGCTCGGACACAACGAGGCCTACGACCGGGCCCAGGAGTGGCTGGCCGGCCTCCGTGCCCTCTGGCGGAGCTGGGACGACGATGCTCTGGTCGCCGACCCCGCATCCGGCGTCTACGCGGACGGCACCCGCATGCGCGCCGTGCAGCATCGCGGTACCCACTACGCCTTCGACGGCCCCTTGAACGCCCTGCCCTTTCCGGATGGGGAGCCGGCCATCGTCTCTCCGGGCGGCTCCGGACGCGGCCTCGCGTTCGCGGGGGCCAACTCCGACGTCCAGCTCGCGCTCGCGCCCCTCCACGAGAAGGCGGTGCGGGAGTATCGACAGCGCGTGCACGACGCGGCCGCCGCGCGGGGACGACGCCCCGACGACGTCAAGATCCTCTTCGCCATCCAGCCCGTCATCACGACCTCGGCCGAGGAGGCGGATCGGATCGTCGCCGCCTCGGCGCGACCGGACGACGCGGCACTCGCCCAGATCGCCAGGAAGCAGTCCAGCGACCTGGAGACCGATCTCACGACGCTGGACCTCGACCGTCCCCTCGATCCGTCGCTGTTCGGCCCGCATGTGTCGCGGGGCAGCATCCAGCGGCTGATCGGCGACCGGGGCGAGGATGCGCCGCTGCGGGCGCATCTGACCGCCCTCGCCCGTGCGGGGCGGCTGCGGGACCGCAGCGGCTTCGTCGGCACCGCGGAGGAGTTCGCCGATCTCGTCGAGGAGCTCGGCGACTGGGGCAACGACGGCGTGCTGCTCTGGGGCGACTTCCACCCCGTCACCCTGCACCGCACCCTCGACGAGCTCGTGCCGATCCTCCGCCGCCGCGGGCTGCTGCGCCGCGAGTACGCGGACGGCGGGCTGCAGGCGAATCTGCACGCCTTCTGA
- a CDS encoding O-acetylhomoserine aminocarboxypropyltransferase/cysteine synthase family protein has protein sequence MTADTARFATRAVHAARGRASAASRVTPIYLTAGFEFDDFDHAADHFGTGTGFGYTRTGNPTVHAVERQLASLESGADAVLVASGQAAVTTALLSVVGAGDHIVSSTHIYEGTRGLFLDNLARLGIETTFVDDIADPDAWREAVRPTTRALFAESLANARNDVLDVAAVSAVADEIAVPLIVDNTLATPALLRPLEHGAAIVVHSASKFLAGQGAVLGGVVVDDGRFDADRAGHNAPHLVLPGRGSTPSVVARHGGRARIGYARESVAPRFGASPSPLNAFLIGQGTETLGLRVERQSQNALAVARWLAAHDAVESVDYVGLPSHPHHATAQRYLDGGFGSIFTFTLRGGLPAARRFVEEVSVFTHMTHIGDVRSLVLHPGTTSHAQRTEEERRILGVGPGTLRLSIGIEDVDDLIGDLARVLESVRETVS, from the coding sequence ATGACCGCCGACACCGCCCGCTTCGCCACCCGCGCCGTCCACGCCGCGAGAGGCCGGGCGTCGGCCGCCTCCCGCGTGACGCCCATCTACCTCACGGCCGGGTTCGAATTCGACGACTTCGACCATGCCGCGGACCACTTCGGCACCGGCACGGGCTTCGGCTACACGCGCACCGGGAACCCGACCGTGCACGCCGTCGAACGCCAGCTCGCGAGCCTCGAATCCGGCGCGGACGCCGTGCTCGTCGCCAGCGGACAGGCGGCGGTGACGACCGCCCTGCTCTCGGTCGTGGGGGCGGGCGACCACATCGTCTCGTCCACCCACATCTACGAGGGCACCCGCGGGCTGTTCCTGGACAATCTCGCCCGCCTCGGCATCGAGACGACGTTCGTGGACGACATCGCCGACCCGGACGCCTGGCGCGAGGCCGTGCGTCCGACGACCAGGGCCCTGTTCGCGGAATCGCTCGCGAATGCCCGCAACGACGTGCTGGACGTGGCTGCGGTGAGTGCCGTGGCCGACGAGATCGCGGTCCCCCTGATCGTCGACAACACCCTGGCGACGCCCGCGCTGCTCCGGCCGCTGGAGCACGGCGCCGCCATCGTCGTGCACTCCGCGTCGAAGTTCCTCGCCGGTCAGGGAGCGGTGCTCGGGGGTGTCGTCGTCGACGACGGCCGCTTCGACGCCGATCGCGCGGGGCACAACGCCCCGCACCTCGTGCTTCCGGGCCGGGGCAGCACTCCGAGTGTCGTCGCGCGACACGGCGGCCGCGCCCGGATCGGGTACGCCAGGGAGTCGGTGGCGCCGCGGTTCGGCGCCTCCCCCTCGCCTCTCAACGCGTTCCTCATCGGGCAGGGCACCGAGACCCTCGGGCTGCGGGTCGAGCGGCAGTCGCAGAACGCCCTCGCCGTCGCCCGCTGGCTGGCCGCGCATGACGCCGTGGAGAGCGTGGACTACGTCGGTCTGCCCTCGCACCCGCACCACGCGACCGCACAGCGCTACCTCGACGGCGGGTTCGGCTCCATCTTCACCTTCACCCTGCGCGGCGGACTGCCCGCGGCCCGTCGCTTCGTGGAGGAGGTGTCCGTGTTCACCCATATGACCCACATCGGCGACGTGCGATCGCTGGTGCTGCACCCCGGCACCACCAGCCACGCGCAGCGCACCGAGGAGGAGCGCCGAATCCTCGGTGTGGGGCCCGGCACCCTGCGGCTGTCGATCGGCATCGAGGATGTGGACGACCTGATCGGCGATCTCGCGCGCGTGCTCGAGAGCGTCCGGGAGACGGTGTCATGA
- the leuC gene encoding 3-isopropylmalate dehydratase large subunit: MTTTAGADSARPRTLAEKVWDDHLVVKGEDGQPDLIYIDLHLVHEVTSPQAFDGLRSEGRPLRRLDLTIATEDHNTPTWEIDKPIADLTSRTQIETLRRNAAEFGVRLHSLGDAEQGIVHVVGPQLGLTMPGITVVCGDSHTSTHGAFGAMAFGIGTSEVEHVMATQTLPLKPFKTMAINVEGTLRPGVTAKDIILAVIAKIGTGGGQGYVLEYRGSAIRALSMEGRMTICNMSIEAGARAGMVAPDETTFAYLEGRPHAPKGQDWDDAVAYWRTLPTDEGAVFDAEVFIDADELEPFVTWGTNPGQGSSLSAAVPDPAQIADPNERAAAERALEYMDLTPGTPLKEVPVDAVFMGSCTNSRIEDLRAFASIIQGKKKADGVRVMVVPGSARVRLEAEAEGLDQVIKDFGAEWRFAGCSMCLGMNPDQLAPGERCASTSNRNFEGRQGKGGRTHLVSPLVAAATAIRGTLSSPSDLEA; encoded by the coding sequence ATGACCACCACCGCCGGTGCGGATTCCGCACGCCCCAGGACGCTCGCCGAGAAGGTCTGGGACGACCACCTCGTCGTCAAGGGCGAGGACGGCCAGCCCGACCTCATCTACATCGACCTGCACCTCGTTCACGAGGTCACGAGCCCGCAGGCCTTCGACGGCCTCCGCAGCGAAGGGCGTCCGCTCCGCCGGCTCGACCTGACGATCGCCACCGAGGACCACAACACGCCGACGTGGGAGATCGACAAGCCCATCGCCGATCTGACCAGTCGCACCCAGATCGAGACGCTGCGCCGCAACGCCGCCGAGTTCGGTGTGCGACTGCACTCGCTGGGCGACGCGGAACAGGGCATTGTGCACGTCGTCGGCCCGCAGCTCGGTCTCACCATGCCGGGCATCACCGTGGTCTGCGGCGATTCGCACACGTCGACGCACGGCGCGTTCGGCGCGATGGCGTTCGGCATCGGGACCAGCGAGGTCGAGCACGTCATGGCGACCCAGACCCTGCCGCTGAAGCCGTTCAAGACGATGGCCATCAACGTCGAGGGCACGCTGCGGCCCGGCGTCACCGCGAAAGACATCATCCTCGCCGTGATCGCGAAGATCGGCACCGGCGGCGGCCAGGGCTACGTGCTCGAATACCGCGGCAGCGCGATCCGCGCGCTCTCCATGGAGGGCCGTATGACGATCTGCAACATGTCGATCGAGGCGGGCGCCCGTGCCGGCATGGTCGCCCCGGACGAGACGACGTTCGCGTACCTCGAGGGGCGTCCGCACGCCCCGAAGGGACAGGACTGGGACGACGCGGTCGCCTACTGGCGCACGCTGCCGACGGACGAGGGGGCCGTCTTCGACGCCGAGGTCTTCATCGACGCCGACGAGCTGGAGCCGTTCGTGACGTGGGGGACGAACCCCGGACAGGGGAGCTCGCTCTCTGCCGCGGTGCCGGATCCCGCGCAGATCGCCGACCCGAACGAGCGGGCCGCGGCGGAGCGGGCGCTGGAGTACATGGACCTGACGCCCGGCACTCCGCTGAAGGAGGTGCCCGTCGACGCGGTCTTCATGGGTTCGTGCACGAACAGCCGCATCGAGGACCTCCGGGCGTTCGCGTCCATCATCCAGGGCAAGAAGAAGGCCGACGGGGTGCGGGTCATGGTGGTCCCGGGTTCTGCGCGTGTGCGCCTGGAGGCCGAAGCCGAGGGCCTCGACCAAGTCATCAAGGACTTCGGGGCGGAGTGGCGCTTCGCCGGGTGCTCCATGTGCCTCGGCATGAACCCCGACCAGCTCGCTCCCGGGGAGCGCTGCGCATCGACGTCGAACCGCAACTTCGAAGGGCGCCAGGGCAAGGGCGGACGCACGCATCTCGTGTCGCCGCTCGTCGCCGCGGCGACCGCCATCCGCGGCACCCTGTCCAGCCCGAGCGACCTGGAGGCCTGA
- the leuD gene encoding 3-isopropylmalate dehydratase small subunit produces MEKFITHTGIAAPLKRSNVDTDQIIPAVFLKRVTKTGFEDALFHGWRQDPEFVLNQAPYQGASILVAGPDFGTGSSREHAVWALRDFGFKVVLSPRFADIFRGNAGKQGLLAATISEEDLERFWAVLDKDPGARMTVDLEARTAAIGDPTGGAEAGFQADIGIDDYTRWRLLEGLDDIGLTLRNEDKIAQFEARRESWRPRTLPVQ; encoded by the coding sequence ATGGAGAAGTTCATCACCCACACCGGGATCGCCGCGCCGCTGAAGCGGTCGAACGTCGACACCGACCAGATCATCCCCGCCGTGTTCCTCAAGCGCGTCACGAAGACGGGCTTCGAGGACGCCCTGTTCCACGGCTGGCGGCAGGACCCCGAGTTCGTGCTCAACCAGGCTCCGTACCAGGGGGCGTCCATCCTCGTCGCCGGGCCCGATTTCGGTACCGGTTCCAGCCGTGAGCACGCCGTCTGGGCGCTGCGCGACTTCGGCTTCAAGGTCGTGCTCAGCCCGCGGTTCGCCGACATCTTCCGCGGCAATGCGGGCAAGCAGGGGCTCCTCGCCGCGACCATCTCGGAAGAGGACCTGGAACGGTTCTGGGCGGTGCTGGACAAGGATCCCGGCGCGCGGATGACGGTCGACCTCGAGGCGCGCACCGCCGCCATCGGCGACCCCACGGGCGGCGCGGAGGCCGGCTTCCAGGCCGACATCGGGATCGACGATTACACTAGATGGCGGCTCCTTGAAGGGCTCGATGACATCGGGCTCACGCTGCGCAACGAAGACAAGATCGCGCAGTTCGAGGCCCGTCGCGAGTCGTGGCGGCCGCGGACCCTCCCCGTCCAGTGA
- the murA gene encoding UDP-N-acetylglucosamine 1-carboxyvinyltransferase has translation MTTPVRDALSDDAPALTGDVLAIRGGRPLRGRVDVKGAKNLATKAMVASLLGETTSVLRDVPAISDVAVVRSLLEVHGVRVSEGDEPGSLVFDPSDVESAHFEEIDAHAGASRIPILFCGPLLHRLGQAFIPDLGGCRIGDRPIDFHLDALRKFGAIVEKLPSGIRLSTGGSRLHGANIHLPYPSVGATEQVLLTAVRAEGITELRNAAIEPEIMDLIAVLQKMGAIISYEPNRVILIEGVEKLRGYDHRSIFDRNEAASWASAALATDGEIFVGGAKQQEMLTFLNVFRKAGGWFDIQEDGILFRRDGDIKPVVIETDVHPGFMTDWQQPLVVALTQAHGRSVVHETVYENRMGFTEALVKMGADIVVHPQGLQDGPRRVPRRDLEQAAVITGPTPLHGADIVVPDLRGGYSHIIAALTATGESKVSGVDILSRGYEKFLAKLDALGADFDVIR, from the coding sequence ATGACGACACCCGTGCGCGACGCTCTCTCCGACGACGCCCCCGCGCTGACCGGAGACGTCCTCGCCATCCGCGGAGGTCGTCCGCTGCGCGGACGCGTCGACGTCAAGGGCGCGAAGAACCTCGCCACCAAGGCGATGGTCGCGTCCCTGCTCGGGGAGACTACGAGCGTCCTGCGCGACGTGCCGGCCATCAGCGACGTCGCCGTGGTGCGCTCGCTGCTCGAGGTGCACGGCGTCCGCGTGTCCGAGGGCGACGAGCCCGGCTCCCTGGTGTTCGACCCGAGCGACGTCGAGTCGGCCCACTTCGAAGAGATCGACGCCCACGCCGGTGCGTCCCGGATCCCGATCCTCTTCTGCGGTCCCCTGCTGCATCGCCTCGGCCAGGCGTTCATCCCCGACCTGGGCGGCTGCCGCATCGGCGACCGTCCGATCGACTTCCACCTGGACGCGCTGCGCAAGTTCGGCGCCATCGTCGAGAAACTGCCCAGCGGCATCCGCCTCTCGACGGGTGGCAGCCGGCTGCACGGGGCGAACATCCACCTGCCGTACCCGAGCGTCGGCGCCACCGAGCAGGTGCTCCTCACCGCGGTCCGTGCGGAGGGCATCACCGAGCTCCGCAACGCGGCGATCGAGCCCGAGATCATGGATCTCATCGCCGTCCTGCAGAAGATGGGCGCGATCATCTCCTACGAGCCGAACCGCGTCATCCTCATCGAGGGCGTCGAGAAGCTCCGCGGCTACGACCACCGCTCGATCTTCGACCGGAACGAGGCGGCGTCCTGGGCGTCCGCCGCGCTGGCCACGGACGGCGAGATCTTCGTCGGCGGCGCCAAGCAGCAGGAGATGCTGACGTTCCTCAACGTCTTCCGCAAGGCGGGCGGCTGGTTCGACATCCAGGAGGATGGCATCCTCTTCCGCCGCGACGGCGACATCAAGCCGGTCGTGATCGAGACCGACGTGCACCCCGGATTCATGACCGACTGGCAGCAGCCGCTCGTGGTCGCACTGACGCAGGCGCACGGCCGCTCAGTCGTGCACGAGACCGTGTACGAGAACCGGATGGGCTTCACGGAGGCCCTCGTCAAGATGGGCGCGGACATCGTCGTGCACCCGCAGGGGCTGCAGGACGGGCCGCGTCGCGTGCCCCGCCGCGACCTGGAGCAGGCGGCCGTGATCACCGGTCCGACGCCGCTGCACGGCGCCGACATCGTGGTCCCGGATCTGCGCGGCGGCTACAGCCACATCATCGCGGCGCTGACCGCGACCGGCGAGTCGAAGGTGTCGGGCGTCGACATCCTCAGCCGCGGGTACGAGAAGTTCCTCGCCAAGCTCGACGCGCTCGGCGCCGACTTCGACGTCATCCGGTGA
- a CDS encoding 1-acyl-sn-glycerol-3-phosphate acyltransferase — MASRSPEKTRPSLFWPLAAIVVPLVSLIAKIRIIGAEKLPREGAFVLAPNHYSEFDPLIVAMAVWRMGRAPRFMAKESLFRVPVLGWFLHKTGMIPVARTSSAAAAKQTMAQSAALVEHGRGVIVYPEGTLTRDPDMWPMRGKSGAVRLALADGIPLIPMAQWGTQAIMGRYQKGLSLWPLRKPVTVIVGDAVDVSDLRDRADEPAALTEATNRLMNAITALLEQVRDEKAPAERWNPASHGQKETGRLDS; from the coding sequence ATGGCTTCCCGGTCTCCGGAGAAGACGCGGCCGAGCCTGTTCTGGCCGCTCGCGGCGATCGTCGTGCCTCTCGTGTCGCTGATCGCCAAGATCCGCATTATCGGCGCGGAGAAGCTCCCCCGGGAGGGTGCGTTCGTCCTCGCACCCAACCATTACTCCGAGTTCGACCCGCTCATCGTGGCGATGGCGGTGTGGCGCATGGGGCGGGCCCCGCGGTTCATGGCGAAGGAGAGCCTGTTCCGCGTCCCGGTGCTGGGCTGGTTCCTGCACAAGACGGGGATGATCCCGGTGGCCCGCACCTCGTCCGCCGCTGCCGCGAAGCAGACGATGGCGCAGTCCGCCGCCCTCGTGGAGCACGGACGCGGGGTCATCGTCTACCCGGAGGGTACGCTCACCCGCGACCCGGACATGTGGCCGATGCGCGGCAAGTCCGGTGCGGTCCGCCTCGCTCTCGCCGACGGCATCCCGCTCATCCCGATGGCCCAATGGGGCACGCAGGCGATCATGGGGCGCTACCAGAAGGGGCTGAGCCTGTGGCCGCTCCGCAAGCCCGTCACCGTGATCGTCGGAGACGCGGTCGACGTCTCCGACCTCCGCGACCGGGCCGACGAGCCGGCGGCGCTGACGGAGGCCACCAACCGACTCATGAACGCGATCACGGCGCTGCTGGAACAGGTGCGTGACGAAAAGGCCCCCGCGGAGCGCTGGAACCCGGCGAGCCACGGGCAGAAGGAGACCGGACGCCTTGACTCCTAA
- a CDS encoding NAD(P)H-dependent glycerol-3-phosphate dehydrogenase has product MPTGPRVAVIGAGSWGTTFGKILADGGAHVTMWARRAELAHEIDEAKRNSRYLPGINLPRTMAATHELATALDGVDQVYLSVPSQSLRENLTALRPLLASGDAKIVSLMKGVERGTGLRMSQVIQQELQCDPDRVAVASGPNLALEIAREQPTAAVISSRSQETADVVARAARNSYFRTFVNTDVIGTEFGGVLKNLIAVAIGIVDGVGYGENTKASIITRGLVEMTDFAVANGAQPETLQGLAGLGDLIATCQSPLSRNNTAGRLLGQGYSFQDVVKQMQQTAEGLASVAPVLQLAREADVHMPIVEQVKMVLDGRMDPRDIAPHLTTDDDTPQGERTNHGQADGGGALRRALQRAFDQFRNGGGSAGRDRS; this is encoded by the coding sequence GTGCCGACGGGTCCCCGCGTGGCCGTGATCGGCGCCGGCAGCTGGGGGACCACCTTCGGCAAGATCCTCGCCGACGGCGGCGCGCACGTGACGATGTGGGCGCGTCGCGCCGAGCTGGCGCACGAGATCGACGAGGCCAAGCGCAACTCCCGCTATCTGCCGGGCATCAACCTGCCCCGCACCATGGCGGCCACGCATGAGCTGGCGACCGCGCTGGACGGCGTGGACCAGGTCTACCTCTCCGTCCCGAGCCAATCGCTGCGGGAGAACCTCACGGCGCTCCGTCCGCTCCTCGCGTCCGGCGATGCGAAGATCGTCAGCCTCATGAAGGGCGTCGAGCGCGGCACCGGGCTGCGGATGAGTCAGGTGATCCAGCAGGAGCTGCAGTGCGATCCCGACCGGGTGGCCGTGGCGTCCGGTCCCAACCTCGCGTTGGAGATCGCCCGCGAGCAGCCCACCGCCGCCGTGATCTCCTCGCGCAGCCAGGAGACGGCGGACGTTGTCGCCCGGGCGGCGCGCAACTCGTACTTCCGCACGTTCGTGAACACGGATGTCATCGGCACGGAGTTCGGCGGGGTCTTGAAGAACCTCATCGCCGTGGCGATCGGGATCGTGGACGGCGTCGGCTACGGCGAGAACACGAAGGCCTCGATCATCACGCGCGGCCTGGTGGAGATGACCGACTTCGCGGTCGCGAACGGCGCCCAGCCGGAGACGCTGCAGGGTCTGGCGGGCCTCGGCGACCTCATCGCGACGTGCCAGTCGCCGCTGAGCCGCAACAACACCGCGGGTCGGCTGCTGGGGCAGGGCTACAGCTTCCAGGACGTGGTGAAGCAGATGCAGCAGACGGCGGAGGGTCTGGCCTCGGTCGCCCCCGTCCTGCAGCTCGCCCGCGAGGCTGACGTGCACATGCCGATCGTCGAGCAGGTCAAGATGGTGCTCGACGGCAGGATGGATCCCCGGGATATCGCCCCGCATCTGACGACGGACGACGACACCCCGCAGGGGGAGAGGACCAACCATGGACAAGCAGACGGTGGTGGTGCTCTTCGGCGGGCGCTCCAGCGAGCATTCGATCAGTTCCGCAACGGCGGGGGGAGTGCTGGGCGCGATCGATCGTGA
- a CDS encoding D-alanine--D-alanine ligase family protein encodes MDKQTVVVLFGGRSSEHSISSATAGGVLGAIDRDRYRVIPVGITRDGAFVLEDDDPAKFPLDAAHLPEVVDNGTRVLWPEPGGDRTLRVVHPDGETQGLGEIDVVLPILHGPHGEDGTIQGFFDTLEVPYAGGGVLDSALCMDKHFMKIALQAAGIAVAPGITVRRRDWDADAADVRQRAAQLGLPVFVKPARAGSSVGVSKVTAPEELDAALAIAFAEDDKVLIETGVTGREIEVAVLETADGVRASLPGEIVLTDRGFYDFEGKYLGGDGVDVVCPAELSAAEVAAIQDAGVRAFEAVEGRGLARVDMFLTSTGELIVNELNTMPGFTPISMFPKCWVASGLGYGDLITELIEAGLRR; translated from the coding sequence ATGGACAAGCAGACGGTGGTGGTGCTCTTCGGCGGGCGCTCCAGCGAGCATTCGATCAGTTCCGCAACGGCGGGGGGAGTGCTGGGCGCGATCGATCGTGACCGCTATCGGGTGATCCCGGTGGGGATCACCCGTGACGGCGCGTTCGTCCTCGAGGACGACGATCCGGCGAAGTTCCCCCTGGACGCCGCGCATCTGCCGGAGGTCGTGGACAACGGCACCCGCGTGCTGTGGCCCGAGCCGGGCGGTGATCGCACGCTGCGTGTGGTGCATCCCGACGGGGAGACGCAGGGGCTCGGCGAGATCGACGTCGTCCTGCCCATCCTCCATGGACCGCACGGCGAGGACGGCACCATCCAGGGGTTCTTCGACACGCTCGAGGTGCCCTACGCCGGCGGCGGAGTGCTCGACTCGGCGCTGTGCATGGACAAGCACTTCATGAAGATCGCCCTGCAGGCGGCCGGGATCGCGGTGGCGCCCGGGATCACCGTCCGGCGCCGGGACTGGGACGCGGATGCCGCGGACGTGCGGCAGCGTGCCGCGCAGCTCGGGCTGCCCGTCTTCGTCAAGCCCGCACGTGCGGGCTCGAGCGTGGGCGTGTCGAAGGTGACCGCGCCGGAAGAGCTCGACGCTGCTCTGGCGATCGCTTTCGCCGAGGACGACAAGGTGCTCATCGAGACGGGCGTGACCGGTCGTGAGATCGAGGTCGCGGTGCTCGAGACGGCCGACGGGGTGCGCGCGTCGCTCCCGGGGGAGATCGTGCTGACGGACCGGGGCTTCTACGACTTCGAGGGCAAGTACCTCGGCGGCGACGGGGTCGACGTGGTGTGCCCGGCCGAGCTGAGCGCAGCGGAGGTGGCGGCCATCCAGGACGCCGGTGTCCGCGCGTTCGAGGCGGTGGAGGGCCGCGGCCTCGCCCGCGTCGACATGTTCCTGACGTCGACGGGCGAGCTCATCGTCAACGAGTTGAACACCATGCCCGGCTTCACGCCGATCTCGATGTTCCCGAAGTGCTGGGTCGCCTCCGGGCTCGGCTACGGCGACCTCATCACTGAGCTGATCGAGGCGGGCCTGCGTCGCTGA
- a CDS encoding DUF3515 domain-containing protein has product MLRSRRLAAVAGAIALAAGLAGCSTTVHLEPADDANDPACANVSVLLPDSVGGYERVWTDAQATGAWGDPTVVLRCGVEPPAPSDLVCTTLGGVDWLVLEQEEERQRLVTYGREPAIEVIIRRGEQVDFQSIVDTLSSNIQSGLAPATAQCTDRVEFPAS; this is encoded by the coding sequence ATGCTTCGTTCCCGCCGCCTCGCTGCCGTCGCGGGGGCGATCGCTCTCGCCGCCGGCCTCGCCGGATGCTCCACGACCGTGCACCTCGAGCCGGCGGACGACGCCAACGACCCGGCGTGCGCGAACGTGTCCGTGCTGCTGCCGGACTCGGTCGGCGGCTACGAGCGCGTGTGGACCGACGCCCAGGCCACCGGCGCCTGGGGAGACCCCACCGTCGTCCTGCGCTGCGGGGTGGAGCCGCCCGCCCCGTCCGACCTCGTGTGCACCACCCTCGGCGGGGTCGACTGGCTCGTGCTCGAGCAGGAGGAGGAGCGTCAGCGCCTCGTCACCTACGGGCGGGAGCCGGCCATCGAGGTCATCATCCGCCGCGGTGAGCAGGTCGACTTCCAGTCGATCGTCGACACGCTCTCGTCGAACATCCAGTCCGGCCTGGCCCCGGCCACGGCGCAGTGCACCGACCGGGTCGAGTTCCCCGCGAGCTGA